One Methanobrevibacter sp. DNA segment encodes these proteins:
- the cyaB gene encoding class IV adenylate cyclase, translating into MIEVEVKAKISSFDEMRKELDNLGAIKVKTERQEDRYFNSPVRDFAQTDEALRIRETRSDENHNLFITYKGPKIDAKSKTREEVEMEIEDADKCSKIFENLGFNEVRTVIKDREYYKYENYEISLDNVHGLEPYMEIEISLEDNADYTEAQTSIFELFEKLGITDGFERTSYLELLEELDEKNN; encoded by the coding sequence ATGATTGAAGTAGAAGTAAAGGCCAAGATAAGCAGTTTTGATGAAATGAGAAAAGAACTGGATAATCTGGGTGCAATCAAAGTCAAAACAGAACGTCAGGAAGACAGATATTTCAACAGCCCTGTAAGGGATTTTGCGCAAACCGATGAGGCATTGAGAATAAGGGAGACAAGATCCGATGAAAATCACAATCTATTCATTACCTACAAAGGCCCGAAAATAGATGCAAAAAGCAAGACAAGGGAAGAGGTTGAAATGGAGATTGAAGATGCCGACAAATGCAGCAAGATATTTGAAAACTTAGGGTTCAATGAAGTCAGGACAGTCATCAAAGACCGAGAGTATTACAAGTATGAAAACTATGAAATAAGCCTGGACAATGTTCATGGACTGGAACCTTATATGGAAATAGAAATCAGCTTGGAAGACAATGCAGACTATACAGAAGCGCAAACCAGCATATTTGAATTATTTGAAAAATTAGGAATCACAGACGGCTTTGAAAGAACTTCCTATCTGGAATTGCTGGAAGAGTTGGATGAGAAAAATAATTGA